DNA sequence from the Selenomonas timonae genome:
TCTCCCCGTCCTCTTCGTAGCCGTCATAGAAGCGAGACTCCATAAAAAATCCGTCAAGCGCACGAATGAGGCGTGCGACATTCTCCTCCGAATTGTATTCTGTCACCTCGAGGAGCCCTGTGGGACCGTTGCCGACAAGGAGGAATGTGGGGATGCGCCCCCGTGCATAGACGCCGAGCTGCTCCGTGAGATCGACCATCGCCGTCTCCGGCGTGAATGCCTTCTCCGTTGGAGCGCCCTGCACCGCATCGCATGCCGCATGCGGCAGCTGCTGCAGCCCAAATATCCCCGCAGCTCCCACGAGAAGCGCCGCAACGCCCTTTTTGATCTTTCCCATAAGCCCTCCTGTGTTTTTACAAGCTCTCCTGATACCAGAGGATAAAGCCCCAGCCGTTGTAGCCAAAGCCACCCTCATCACGGCGGACATAGCGCTCCGCCTGAAAGGTGAAATTCCTGCGCTCCGTGATCTTCCACTCCACGCCCGCGACGAGGGAACGGCGGCTGAATCCACCGCCCGTATTGAGTGCCGTGCGCAGCGGATCAGAGGTGTTGTTGACGTGCGCATAGTGCGCCATGAGCTGCCACGTGAGTTTATCCGAGATACGGTGACGCACCCCGAGCCCATAGTACTGGCGCGCAACCGACTGCGAGGTGATGCCGCTCGCCGCCTCGGTCAGGGCGTAGATGGTATAGAATTGCAGCTCGTTCTTCTTCGAGATCTGCTGATTGTGAAAGAAGCGCAGCTCCCACTCATCACCGTCACGATAGTGGTTCTTTCCCGTAATCGTGCCGTTGTCCGTATCTGCCGCATCCTGCTCGGAGTGCTCAGTGGAGCTATGGTAGAGCTGCACCATGTACTGCCTCTTCTCTCCCGCATGGAGATATTCCACTTCCTGTGAGAAAATATTGCCCGGCGAGACATGTGCGCTCGGCACTTCCTTCGCGTAGTCATAGCCACTGCGCATGGCGTAGCTCAGCCGCCCCGTCAGGTGGTCACGCTCGGTGATGAGATGGACAACCTCAATGCTCGGAATGTACTGCCATCCTGCACCAAAGTCCGTAAAACGCGCAAGCCCCTCCGGCACAACAGCATAGCGTGCAAAACGACTCTGCCCCGTCGGTACATTCAGCGCAAAGCCATAGTTGACACGATTGACCTTTTTCTCGTTCCGCAGTGTAACACTCAGCTGCGTATCTGTCCATCCGGAAACGCTGCCGTTCTCATAGCCCGTATCCGACTTCACGTAGCCTGTCGAAAGCCCATAGTCCAGCTTCGTCCTGCCCGCATGGGTGCGTGCGAAGTAGGAGAATGGCAGATAGAGCTGATGCCCCGCATGGTCGCCATGCCAGGCATAGTATTCGAGCCCCGTCTGATAGCCCTTGCCCTCGCCGAGGTACTTCAGCGCGTGCTCGCTCTGTGCGAGCTGCTTCTGTGCCGTCACCTCGTCACGCGCAGCCTCGGATGCCCACGCCCGTGCCTCGCGGTCGTAGTTCTCCGCCTCGACGCGGTCGCTCTGCAGCTGTGTGAGATCTGCCGTGCTCGCGGTCAGTTCCTGCTGATATTCCGCAACCAATTCGCGCGCGTCGCGCTCGGCATCCTCCGCCATCTCACGTGCCGCCGTCAGCGCGTCAAAATGTACCTCCACAGCATCGAGTGCCGCCTGCGCCGCCGTCAACTGCGCCGAGATGGCATCGATCTGCGTCGTACCGCCTTCCACCCCCACGCCAACAGAACCGCCCGCCAGTGCCGCCTCAACCATGATCTGCGCATCCATGATGCGGTTCTGCTCATAGCCGACTTCGCTGAGAACGCGTGCGACGACCTCCGCGCGGCGAGAGCCGGCGGCACTGCCTGTGCCCGTATCCGTGAGACGACTCTCCTGCGCACTCAGCGCGTTGACCTGAGCGCGCTGTGCATAGACCTGCGGCGCATAGTCCGCCTCCGCCTGCTGTGCGGCGATCGCCTCTGCCGTGCGTGCTGCGCTCGCCTCCTCGGCAACTGAGAGGGCAGTACGGACAGCAGCAAGATGGTCCTCGGCAGCTCTGAGATTCTGCCCGACGAGGACGATGTTTTTCGCCGCATCTTCCGTTGCCGCGCGCGCCTCCGCGAGATTTGCACGCGCATTCTCGAGATCGGTCTTCACCTGTGCGAGAGCGTTCACCGCTGCATGATAGGAGCGGATCTCCGCCTCCACATTCGACATATAGGAAAAGTAGCCCGGCACATCATGCAGCGTGTCGTGACTCGCTGCCAGTGCATCGTCCGCCATCGCCCCGAGGCAGAGCGCGCACACCGCCGCAGAACGCAGGAGGGCATTGCGGCGCTGCAGCGCCTTTCGCATCATCCTCATGCCTTCTCCATCCTTTCGAGATCGGGAAGCTCCTCCCCGTACAGCCAATTTGCAATCGTGTAGAAAATCCCCGCATTCGCCTGGTAGAACACAGGCTGCGCACAGAACACATAGTAGTTGATCCCGTGCCCGAAACGGATGAGCGCCCATACGGCGTACGCAAGCGCAAGGGCAGTGGCGAGGAAGAAGCCGAATCCGTAGCTTTTCTCTCCCAGCCAGAGACTCATCATACCGAAGACGAAATTGCCCCCGGCCGCGAGCGCGCCGATCCGCCAGACGCTGCTCTGAAAATCGAAGTACTCCAGCATGATCATGAGCACCTGCAGTGCACCCGTAAAGAATGCCGCAAAGAGCATGACACTGAACATATTCACGGAGTTATAGTCCAGCGCCGCAAACGAGAGCACATAGTTGCCGAACGCCAGGAATACGAGGGTGAATACGAACTGGAACTCAAACGCCTGCCGCAGCTCAAACCACATGACGTAGAGCAGATCCTTGCGCGTATCCTCAATCAGGTGGAGGTTGCCGCCGCGCGTAATCGCATTGAAGTAATGCACATAGCGCTCGTAAAAATGCGTCTCCACCTTCACGACAAACATGGCCGTGAGCGGCAGAATCGACAGCAGCGCATAGAACACGACGACATCATAGCGCGGCGCATAAAGGAACGTATCCTCAATCAGCACGCCCCACGGCCCCTGCCAAATGATGATGTTCGGCAGGAAGAGTCCGAGTGTATAGCCAAATGCCCCGATGAAGAGCCGCCCATGCCGCCCAAGGTAGGGCAGGAAGGCAAAGAGCATCCCATCGTGCGGAAGCCCGAACCGGCTCGTCACATACAGGAAAAAGAAAAGCACGAGTGCGCCCATCCCCACATCCATTCCGAGCAGTGCTGCCGCCGCGGGCGGAAGATAGGCACCGTGCAGGAGGAATGCCGCCAGTGCGAGACTGATCAGAACGCCGCCGAGATAGCCGAGGATCAGATACTTGAACTTCTTCACCGCCGTGAGGTAGACGCTGCCGACCCAGACGAGCAGCAGCAGCGAGAAGAAGATGTGAGACAGCAGCTTCAGCTCAAACGCGAGCGGCTTGCCCCAGAAGAACAGCACGGAGGCAATCGTCCCGAGCGTGAGCAGGATCGCGCTCATGCCAAACATGGAGGGTGTCACGTCGCGGTAGTGCTGCACCGTGATACAGTCCGCAAGATAGCGCGTCAGGACGATCGTAAAGCCGCACGAAAGCAGCTGCGAGAATACAAAGGAGTAAACGACCGCCCCCAAAAAGACCGCCGACTCATCTGCACCCGCATTGAAGACCTGAAAGAGCATCTGAACCGCGAGCACCATGCCGGCGAGGAGCGCAAACGGCCCCGATGTGACCAGCGCGGAGTAGGAATACGCCTTGATATGTCCCGCTGCCGTACGCGCCCGAAACAGACGCTTGAGTTCAAATCCGACGCCCGCCATGCGGTCCCTCCTTCGCTGCGTGTTCATACGCCTGCCGGTAAGAGGCAACGAACTGTTCATAGGTGTAGCGCGCCTGCGCCCGCGCAAAGCCGGCTGCCGCCATCGTGCGCCGCAGCTCATAGCTGCGAGCCAGACGCACAATCTCATATGCCATTGCCTCGTAGTCCATCGGTGCGACCACCGCGCCCGCAGAACCAAATGCATCGCCGTCGCCATAGATCAGCTCACGGCAGCACCCTACATCTGTTGCCACGTAGGGGCGGTGCGCCGAGAATCCTTCGAGCACGGCGAGCGGCTGACCCTCGCTGATGCTCGAGAGCACCATGATGTCGATCTGCGGCAGATAGTCCGCCACTGGAACCGAGCCGGTGAACGTCACATCCTCGAGTCCCAGCATGCGGATCGTCCGATGACAGACCGCAGCATAGTCCGGATCCTCGTCCATGCCGCCCATGATGATGAGCCGCGCATCCGGCAGCTCGCGCTTGACGACCGCAAAGGCGCGCAGGAGGGTCAGGATATCCTTGATCGGCACAACGCGCACCACCGCCCCGATTGTGATCGGCTCGCCGTGATCCGTGAGCTCCGGAACACCGGCAAAGCGCTCCATATGCACCCCGTTTGGGACAATGCTGATCTTTTCCGGCGCGCAGCCGAGATCTGCGGCAATCCTGCCGTTATGTCCGAACAGCGTATAGAGATGATCCGCAGCATGGTAGGAAAGGCGCGCGAGATAGTAAAAATAGCGGATCCAGATGCCCTTGAAGTCCGTCTTTGCCCAGTCGCTCTTGATGATCTCCGCCTCGCGCTCGCGCGCATAGACGCCGTGCTCTGTGATGATGAACGGCTTTTGATGCAGCTGTGCCGCGAGTCCGCCGATCACGCCGCAGTATCCCGTCGCAACACTGTGATAGACATCGGCCGCGGGCAGCTTCTGCTGCATGAGATAAAAGAGCGGCAGGAGCATCGAGCGCATCGTCCAAAAGAAATCGGTGAACGGGAGATTATTGTGCTCCCTACGGTAGACGCGGACGATCACATCGAAGAAATCGCTCGACATGAAGACCGCGAGCGGCGATTTCCAGCGGCCATAGGAGAAAATCTCTGCAAGCCGCGCAAGCGGGACATCCCACTCGCCGCACACCAGCTCATAGAGCGTCTGCTGCTCCTCCCCCGTGAGGATGCCCTCCTGCATCTCCGCCGCACGCTGTGAGAGGATCTCGTCGAGGAACATCTCCTCAACACCGATGCAGTTTTTCGGCAGCTCATATTTAAATTTTCCGCGATCCTTTGCCTCCGCACCGATCGAATATATGACAAACTCATGCTCCGGGAGCCCCGACATAAGCATCTGAATCCAGGAGGACACGCCGCCCACAACGTAGGGGTAGGAGCCTTCTGCCAGGAGACATATCCGCATCAGTCCACCTCCTTCCAATAGATGCGTGCCTCGGGTGCGCTCGTGCGAATGAGATAGACGCCTTCGTCCACGATCTCCGCTGTGCAGTCTTCCGTACGTTCGATTTCATGCGCTGTACGCAGGAGGAAGCGCAGCTCGCCTCTGCAGTTCCAGGTATAGAGCTCCATCCCCTCATCCGTCCGCCGTACGCGGTAGTCCATATCGAAGTAATCCGAGTAGTACGGCAAACTCTCAGAGATCGTCGTCGTCGTCAGCCATGGAAACCGCCTATTCACATCGTGCATGAAATTTTTCAGCCCGATCTCCATATCACGCCAGCTGCTGTCCTTGCTCTCCTCGTAGAAAATCTCATCGGGGTGGACAAAGTGCGCAAACGTGCCGTTGTAGTTCAGTACGCCGATCTCCTGCCAGTACATGAGCCCGCTTGCGGCATGCCCCGAGCTGATGCGCGGGATCTCATAGACGCCGTTGGGCCGACGCTCAAACTCCTGATAGTACGCCTTCTTGTCCGCAGGGCCGTCAAAAAGTGAAGCGAACACCTTGACCTCGGGGAAGACGTTCTCCACCGCCTGCTTCCCCTCGGGGCTCAGGATGTCCGAAGGCGGCACATAGGAACGGAACACATAGTTCGGATAGACGGATTTGATATAGATGCGCAGCTCCCGCAGCGACTCCTCCATATCCGCCTGGCTCTCCCACGGCACATAGTCCAGTTCACCCTGCCCGTAGCCATCCGGTGCCAGGGACTGATGGTTGTAGCCGTGCAGACCAAGCTCACCGCCCATATTGAGGAGTTCGCGTCCGTAGATGATGAGCCCATCGCGCGCCGCACGTCCCCCAAGCGGACGGAACGGACCTTTGACCTGATCCCCGTATGTCTCGATGATGACACCCGTGTAGCAAATGTCCTCATCCTTTGCGAGCTGCTGCATGAACGGCCACCAGATCTTGCGGTAGAACGTCTCCGTATCAACGCCCAGCTCATCGTGAATCTTGTAAAAATATCCTTCCGGAATGGGAGCCGGAAAGTCGTCAATAAAAAAGATCTTCACACCGACCACAGGGTAGATCGTATCCTCCCCACAATGTGCAATCATTGCGGTCAGAATGCCGACATTCGTCTTATCGTCGCGCTCCACCCCGTTGTAGGCGTAAATGCGCCCCGCGCCGATCGGCTGCTCCCATAGGATCGGCGTCCCATCGAGACTTTGTATGTGCGAGGTCACAGTCGGAGCGAGGCTGAGTACATTCGCATGGGTCGTGTAGACCGATCCCTCGCCAAAGCTGAAATCCTTGCCGCCGACGAGGAAATTCGTCAGGAGGTGAATCCCCAGCACATCCGTCGTCGCACCCAGCTGCTCAACGCCAAACGTCCGTAGCACATCCGCCGAGATTGGAAAGACCTCCTCCTGCTCAATCTTTTGCAGAAGGAGAATGCTGCCGCCTGCGCTTCCATAGTCCAGAACTGCGGGCAGCATCTTTACCGCGCCAAGACGCCCGGTCGCGAGGATAACCCCCCGATTGGACTGATCTATGACAAAAGAAGCCGTGAGAGGAACACTCTCGAACGCCTTCCGCTTCTCCGTCAGGATTTTTTCCATATTGTGCCGCGCGTACATACTCGGCACATCCTCCGGATCGTAGATAATGAGGAATTTCTCGCGCGGCAGCTCCTCCTCGGGCGGCGCAGGACGCAGAGAACCATCGATCGACAGCGCGTTGTCCACTCCCCCCAGATGCAGGAATCCGTCCAGACGGCTGTACTGGAAGAAGCACCCGAGGAGGAAGGCAATGAGCAGGAGGAGGCAGAGACTGCGGTTATTCATGCGCCGCACCTCCGTCCCAGTAGCGGATCGCCTGCATCGCCTCATTGCTGAGACGCACCGGGAGCCTCTTCAATGCGTCGATGGTTTCCCGCAGACGATCCGTATCATGCGCAGCCTGCGCAAGGTGGAGCAGAAGAAGGAGCGGCAGCTCCGCCTTCGGATGCTGCGCACGAAACACAGCACATGCGTGCTCCGCCTCCTCGAGCTGCCCCGCGCGGATCATTTCGCGGATGCTCTCTGCCTGATAGGTGGGATGCTCCGGATGGCGCTCGGCGAGGACGCGCAGCATCTCCATGTAGCGCGTCCGCTGCTGCGCGCGGATGACGCTGTCGCCGTACTGGCGCAGGAGGAATTCGCGCACCTTTGCAACGTATTCGTTCAGGAGTACGTCATCGTCGTTCCCGCGCTTGATCTCCTCCTCGAGCGCATAGATCTCCTCGCTCAGCTGCTCCATATGCGCCGTCATCAGCGACACGGCATAGTAGGCGATCTCGCGGTCGCTGTCATGCACGGCCTCATTCAGAATCGACTGCCGCTCCACCACATTCTGCTTGATT
Encoded proteins:
- a CDS encoding peroxidase, with amino-acid sequence MMRKALQRRNALLRSAAVCALCLGAMADDALAASHDTLHDVPGYFSYMSNVEAEIRSYHAAVNALAQVKTDLENARANLAEARAATEDAAKNIVLVGQNLRAAEDHLAAVRTALSVAEEASAARTAEAIAAQQAEADYAPQVYAQRAQVNALSAQESRLTDTGTGSAAGSRRAEVVARVLSEVGYEQNRIMDAQIMVEAALAGGSVGVGVEGGTTQIDAISAQLTAAQAALDAVEVHFDALTAAREMAEDAERDARELVAEYQQELTASTADLTQLQSDRVEAENYDREARAWASEAARDEVTAQKQLAQSEHALKYLGEGKGYQTGLEYYAWHGDHAGHQLYLPFSYFARTHAGRTKLDYGLSTGYVKSDTGYENGSVSGWTDTQLSVTLRNEKKVNRVNYGFALNVPTGQSRFARYAVVPEGLARFTDFGAGWQYIPSIEVVHLITERDHLTGRLSYAMRSGYDYAKEVPSAHVSPGNIFSQEVEYLHAGEKRQYMVQLYHSSTEHSEQDAADTDNGTITGKNHYRDGDEWELRFFHNQQISKKNELQFYTIYALTEAASGITSQSVARQYYGLGVRHRISDKLTWQLMAHYAHVNNTSDPLRTALNTGGGFSRRSLVAGVEWKITERRNFTFQAERYVRRDEGGFGYNGWGFILWYQESL
- the pelG gene encoding exopolysaccharide Pel transporter PelG, whose amino-acid sequence is MAGVGFELKRLFRARTAAGHIKAYSYSALVTSGPFALLAGMVLAVQMLFQVFNAGADESAVFLGAVVYSFVFSQLLSCGFTIVLTRYLADCITVQHYRDVTPSMFGMSAILLTLGTIASVLFFWGKPLAFELKLLSHIFFSLLLLVWVGSVYLTAVKKFKYLILGYLGGVLISLALAAFLLHGAYLPPAAAALLGMDVGMGALVLFFFLYVTSRFGLPHDGMLFAFLPYLGRHGRLFIGAFGYTLGLFLPNIIIWQGPWGVLIEDTFLYAPRYDVVVFYALLSILPLTAMFVVKVETHFYERYVHYFNAITRGGNLHLIEDTRKDLLYVMWFELRQAFEFQFVFTLVFLAFGNYVLSFAALDYNSVNMFSVMLFAAFFTGALQVLMIMLEYFDFQSSVWRIGALAAGGNFVFGMMSLWLGEKSYGFGFFLATALALAYAVWALIRFGHGINYYVFCAQPVFYQANAGIFYTIANWLYGEELPDLERMEKA
- the pelF gene encoding GT4 family glycosyltransferase PelF produces the protein MRICLLAEGSYPYVVGGVSSWIQMLMSGLPEHEFVIYSIGAEAKDRGKFKYELPKNCIGVEEMFLDEILSQRAAEMQEGILTGEEQQTLYELVCGEWDVPLARLAEIFSYGRWKSPLAVFMSSDFFDVIVRVYRREHNNLPFTDFFWTMRSMLLPLFYLMQQKLPAADVYHSVATGYCGVIGGLAAQLHQKPFIITEHGVYAREREAEIIKSDWAKTDFKGIWIRYFYYLARLSYHAADHLYTLFGHNGRIAADLGCAPEKISIVPNGVHMERFAGVPELTDHGEPITIGAVVRVVPIKDILTLLRAFAVVKRELPDARLIIMGGMDEDPDYAAVCHRTIRMLGLEDVTFTGSVPVADYLPQIDIMVLSSISEGQPLAVLEGFSAHRPYVATDVGCCRELIYGDGDAFGSAGAVVAPMDYEAMAYEIVRLARSYELRRTMAAAGFARAQARYTYEQFVASYRQAYEHAAKEGPHGGRRI
- a CDS encoding DUF2194 domain-containing protein: MNNRSLCLLLLIAFLLGCFFQYSRLDGFLHLGGVDNALSIDGSLRPAPPEEELPREKFLIIYDPEDVPSMYARHNMEKILTEKRKAFESVPLTASFVIDQSNRGVILATGRLGAVKMLPAVLDYGSAGGSILLLQKIEQEEVFPISADVLRTFGVEQLGATTDVLGIHLLTNFLVGGKDFSFGEGSVYTTHANVLSLAPTVTSHIQSLDGTPILWEQPIGAGRIYAYNGVERDDKTNVGILTAMIAHCGEDTIYPVVGVKIFFIDDFPAPIPEGYFYKIHDELGVDTETFYRKIWWPFMQQLAKDEDICYTGVIIETYGDQVKGPFRPLGGRAARDGLIIYGRELLNMGGELGLHGYNHQSLAPDGYGQGELDYVPWESQADMEESLRELRIYIKSVYPNYVFRSYVPPSDILSPEGKQAVENVFPEVKVFASLFDGPADKKAYYQEFERRPNGVYEIPRISSGHAASGLMYWQEIGVLNYNGTFAHFVHPDEIFYEESKDSSWRDMEIGLKNFMHDVNRRFPWLTTTTISESLPYYSDYFDMDYRVRRTDEGMELYTWNCRGELRFLLRTAHEIERTEDCTAEIVDEGVYLIRTSAPEARIYWKEVD